The Afifella aestuarii genomic interval AAAGCCGTCGTCGCGGCGTCGATCGTAGGCCCGGTGCGGCTGACGCAGGAGGACGCGCGGCGCCACCAGCCCGAGAAAGCGCGCGTCGTCGTGCGCTCTCAGCGTGTTCCAGCGGATCATTGCGGGATCGTTCTGAGCTTGCGCCAGATTCTGAACGCGATTGAGGTCGCGGAAATGGCCGAGTCCGGTCGCCTCGGGCGACGCTCCGGCGATAATCGGGCAGAACGCCGCTGCGGCGACGCTCGCAAGGGCGGTCAGCATCCCCACGGGGTCGCCGTCTTCGCTTTTGTCCTCGGGTGAGATCATGTAGTCGGCGATAAGGAGGCCGAACGGCTCACCACCCGGCATGCCAAACTCCCGGCTGTAGACCAGCTCGAAGAGATGGCTCTGGTCGAAATCGCCGGCCCGCTCCAGACTGCGTGCCAATTCTCGGCGGCTTGCCGAGATGACCCGCACCTTGACCTCCTCGCTGCGCGCTGCCGTGCGCACGATAAGAGCGAGGCCGCGCCAGCGCGCCTCCATCTCCATGACCTGCGGATGATGGAGAATGGCGTTCACCTGGCGTTCGAGAGCAATGTCGATGCGCGCGATCAGCCGGCTGACATCGCTGCGCCATTCCAAATTGCCGGTCGTATCCATGTCGCCCCCCGCGACTGGTTGGACCGGCGCCAAGGCTGCCGGTCCAAATTGAGCCGCTAACCTTTCGATGGAATACGCGCGACCATGCGCAATGACGTCGTCAGCTCTTCAAGCTGGAGCCATGGCCGAAGGTGAGCGATTGCGTTGTAGGAGCCTGGTCGCCCCGGCACCTCGCGAACCTCGACCCTGGCCTCGCGCAGGGGATAGCTCGCGCGCGATTCTTCGCCGGCTTCCTCGTTGGCGTTCACATAATTCGAGATCCAACGGTTGAGCCAGTTTTCGACGTCGTCGGCCTCCATGAAAGAACCGATTTTGTCCCGACCCATCACCTTCAGGTAATGGGCAAAGCGCGACGTCGCCATCATGTAGGGAAGGCGCGCCGAAATCGCTGCATTGGCCGTGGCACTGGGCAGGTCGTAGATCTTCGGCTTATGGGCCGTCTGTGCGCCGAAAAAGACCGCATAGTCCGTGTTTTTGTAGTGCGACAGCGGCAGGAAACCGAGCTTGCCGAGTTCGGCTTCGCGGCGGTCGGTGATCCCAACCTCTGTCGGGCACTTCAAATCCATGTCGCCGTCGTCGCTGGCGAAAACGTGGGTCGGCAGGTTTTCTACCTTGCCGCCGTTCTCCGCGCCGCGGATCGCTGTGCACCAGCCGCTCCTTGCAAAGGCATCGGTGAGCCGCGTGCCCATGACATAAGCGGCGTTCATCCAACAATAATGGTCGTGTGGAAGTTCTGCGCCCTTCGCGCCATCCGTCTCGTCGAAAGCGAATTCGTCGATGCGCACGGTCTCAGGACTGTAAGGCATTCGGGCGAGAACCCGAGGCATGGCGAGTGCCACAAAGCGAGAATCGTCGCTTTCGCGGAAGGAGCGCCATTTCGTGTATTCCACGGTCTCGAAGATCTTCTCGAGGTCTCGCGGACGAGCCAGCTCCCGGAAATCGTTGAAGCCCATCATCTTTGGGCTGGCGCCTCCGATGAAAGGCGCGAACGAGGCGGCCGAGATTGCCGAGATGCCCTGTAGGAGCTGCACGTCCTCGAATGAATTGTCGAACTCGTAGTCGCCGACGAGTGCACCCATGGGCTCGCCGCCGGGCGTGCCGAACTCGTCTTCGTAGATCGACTTGAAAAGCAGCGACTGATCGAATTCCACGGCCTTGTCGAGGTCGCGCGTCAGATCCCGTTTGGTCGCGTTGAGGACGCGGATTTTGAGATTGGCACTGGTCTCGGAATTCTTGACCAAATAGTGGAGGCCACGCCACGTCCCCTCGAGCTTGCTGAACTCCGGCGTGTGCATGATGGCAGCGAGCTGACGCGAAATGACGCGGTCAATCTCCGCGATTGCCTTGTTCAGGGTGACGGTGAGGTTGCGATCGTAGACGACCGTTCCCTTGAGCGCCTGATCTGTCAGCGTGCGCAAGAGGTTTTCCGCACGGTCGGGCGTCGTCTGCCGGGTGGCGGAGACGACCTTGGCAAGAAGATTTTCCTCCTCGACCGCGACCTCAGCCTTCGGCTCCAGTTGCGTTTCCTGGCTCATGTCAGGTCTCCCTCGACTTATTCCGGCTCACTGCTGTTTGCCTCGGCTCCTCGACGATTGGACAGTTCGCCGACAAGCTTGTCGAGGTCTCCCTTGTTCTGCAGAACGTCTTCGAGAAGACGCTCAAGGTCTTCGGAGCGATCGGCTTTGCTCATCAGGTCACGCAATTCGTTGCGGGCATCGAGCAAAGCCTTCAGTGCAGGCACTTGATTGACGACTGCGCCTGGCTCGAAGTCGGAAAGACTATCGAAGCGCAGCGACACCTGCATGTCGGTGCCGTCGTCCGCCAACGTGTTCTCGACGGAGAGGTTGAGGCCGGGCGTCATGCGCCGCATCACCTCGTCGAAATTGTCGCGATCGATCTGCACGAACTTGCGCTCGCCGAACGGCTTCAGAGGTTCGGTCGGATCGCCGGAAAAGTCCCCGAGGACACCCACGACGAAGGGCAACTCCTTGACCACCATCGCGCCTTCGGTTTCCACCTCGTATTTGATGTGGACTCTCGGCTTGCGGACCCTTTCCAGTTTCTGGTGAACGCTTTCCATTGGTTCGCTCCTTCAAGAGATTGATGGACGTCGAGACGACGTGCTGGCCATGGTCACGATGCGGCCTCGCCGTTTTCAGCCCCTGCTTTGGGCGGCTGGATGCCTGCGGCCGTAAGCACCTGCTTGCGAGTTGCCGGATCGGGCAGAAGCTCGCCGAGCAGATCGACGAAATCCATCCGCCCACGGCGCACCAGCGTTTCGATCGAAGCCGCAATGGGCGAGTGGGGTTCGCTCCTGCGGAAATACCGGGCGATCAGCCCCAAAGCCTCAAACGCATCATCGCGTGATCCGATGACCAGAGATCCAATCCTGGGTGCCGACAGCTCGACAGCGCCATCGGTTTGATCCACACCATTGCCGGACGTGCTCGGCGAGATTTCTTCTTTTGCCTTAGAAACGGGGCCCGCGCCGGTTCCTTCGGGCGCGGCGGCGCTATCGTCTTCGAGCTTTGCGAGGACACGAATGGCAGCGGCTGCCTCGGCGAGGACAGTGCGCGTGTTGGAACTGGGCGGAGCACCGACGCCGCACCGCTCATCGACGACCGCCACCAGTTGGTTGAACGCGGCAAGGCATTCTGTCGCTTCTTGATGGCGGGTGGCCATTGCGTCGGTTCCGGCTTCGCTGACCGCTTCGTCCAGCGCCTCCTTCCGGTCGGCGTTGTCGTCGCGTTGCGACAGCTGGTAATCCCATAGACTGTGCTCGCCGAAATGCGCTCCTGGAACAAGCGGGGTGAGGCGGACAGGCTGAATCAGCGTGCCCTCGCCACCGATGCCATTCAGGCCGGCCAGAGGAGCCACCTTGTCCTCCAATTCGCCATCGCCGACCGAGTGCAGATCATCCCAATGGTCTGTGACGAGCGTGGTCATTGCCGTGAAGACGTCGCGTAGCCCCGCGAAGCCCTCCAGCCGCAGTTGAGCTTCGGCGAGCCAGGCGAGGATTTCGAGGTCCTTAGCTCGGTTAATCAGGATGTCGTTGGCGAGGTCATGAACCTCGCGCCATTTTTGAGATAGCCGGATGGGTTCGCCGGGAGCGATCGAACGCTCTTCGCTGCGAGCGGCGTTCCGACTGTCCTTGATCCGGTAATAGAGCTCTCGCGTGTCCGGCGAGCTGCGTGGATTCCCACCGCATGGCGTCCGTGAATCGAACGTGGCCGTGATGGCAGGAATGTCCAAACGCACGATGCAACCTCGGATTACAGTGCAATCTAGTCGGCGAGGCCGTTAAAGAGCGACCCTTCCGACACGCAGGCTTCCAAGCGGCGAAAACGTCGCTACTCGCGCGCTCAGAAAGAATCGTTTTATCGCCAATATCTCGCCAGTAAAGACGGCTTTCGCAAAAAAAATATCTTGGAGTTTTTTAATTCTGCCATATTCTTGAAATGGGCTGCCCGCGATGATAGCGGCCTGACTGGTGGGCGAGTGATTTATCCATGTCGCGGATCAGCATAGATAAAATTGTAGAGAATTTAGATTCGGTTTGCCGGGCTGCTCTCGAGAGAGCTGCTGTAATCGCGGCCGGATCATCTAGTGTCACGGTGGACATCCCGCACTGGCTTTCCGCGCTGCTCGATGAGCGGGATGTGCAGGAACTGCTTGATCGGCATCGCGTTTCAGTTGAATCGGCGCGGCGCGAATTGACGTCCGCCCTCGACGATTTGCCGCGAGGCGACGGACAATCGCTGACGCTTTCGCCGAACCTCATCCTTTGGGCGCGGGAAGCTTTTACGCTCGCTAATTTGCAATATGGTCGAGCGCGTATCTCGTCGGGTGATTTGCTCGCAGCACTCCTGGATGAGCCGACGTTGCGTGCGATTCTGCGAGGAGCCGCGCCGTCCTTGAGGGCGCTGTCGAGTGAGGCGCTGGACGCTGAACTTCTGGCCGCGAGAGGCGATCAGGAAGAGGCGCGCGCCCTGCCGTTGGCCGCGAAAGCCGGGACGGGCGACGATTTTCTGGCTCTGTACACGCAGGATCTGACGGGGGCGGCTCGCGAAGGGCGGATCGACCCGGTGATCGGCCGCGAGCGCGAGCTGCGGCAGGTGGTCGACGTCCTGATGCGCCGGCGCCAGAACAACCCGATTCTCGTCGGCGAAGCGGGTGTCGGCAAGACAGCGATCGCGGAAGCGCTGGCGCTCGAGATTGTCTCCGGCGCGCTCCCCGAGCAGCTGGCCGGTGTGCGTCTCCTGTCTCTGGATCTCGGCCTCCTGCAGGCCGGTGCCGGGATCAAAGGCGAGTTCGAGCGGCGGCTGCGCGGTGTGATCGATGCCGTAAAGGCGAGCCCTGAGCCGATCATTCTGTTCATCGACGAAGCGCACATGCTGATGGGGGCGGGCGCTCAGGCTGGCCAAGGCGATGCGGCCAATCTCTTGAAGCCGGCTTTGGCACGCGGCGAGTTGCGCACGCTCGCAGCGACCACCTTCTCCGAGTACAAGCGCTATATCGAAAAGGATGCGGCTCTGACCCGCCGCTTTCAGGCCGTCAAGGTGGATGAGCCAGACGAAGGCCGTGCCGTCGCTATGCTCCGCGGCATCGCCGATCGTTTCGAAGCGCACCATGGGGTGGTCATCCGCCATAGCGCGCTGGCCGCGGCCGTCTCGTTGTCTGCGCGCTACATCCCCGACCGGCAATTGCCGGACAAGGCGATCAGCCTGATCGACACGGCGGCCGCGAGTGTCGCTCTCAGCCGCCATGGCCTGCCGGATCCAATCCGCTCGGCGCAGGCTGAGAAACAGCGTCTCGATGCCGAACATCGCTGGCTTTCGCGCGAACCGGCGAACACCGAAGCAAGCGAGCGACTTGCCGCCATTCTGGCGCGGCAGAGCGAGCTTGAAGAGACGATTGCCGAGGTTGAGCGACGCTATGAGACCCAACGTCGGCTCGCCGACGATGCCGATCGGATCGAGGCGTTGCTCGCACGTTCCGAGCCGGGCAGGGAGGGCTGCGAGGACGGCGCTCCGCCCCGCCGTGCAGCGGAGAACGACGAGGCAATCGTAGCCTTGCCTTTGGACGGCGAGCAGGATCGCGATGCGCTCCAGGCCGCGCTCGCCGATGCCGAGCGGAGGATCAAGGAGGAGGCCGGGGCCGATCCCTTGGTGCCGCGTGTCGTCGACGGAGAGACCGTCGCCGCCGTCGTCGCGCGCTGGACGGGTATTCCTGTCGGCAAGCTCTTGGCCGATGAAATCGCCACGGTCAGGTCGCTGGACGAGCGGCTGAAGGAGCGCATCATCGGCCAGGATCCGGCTCTCGACCGGATCGCAGCCTCAATGCGCTCTGCCCGTGCCGGATTGTCGGACCCGCGCCGCCCACCTGCAGTGTTCCTCCTCGTCGGTCTGTCTGGCACCGGCAAGACCGAGACGGCGCTGGCTCTGGCCGATCTTCTCTACGGCGGCCCGCAGCACATGACGACCATCAACATGTCGGAGTTCAAGGAGGAGCATAAGGTCTCGATGCTGCTCGGCTCGCCTCCCGGCTATGTCGGATATGGCGAAGGCGGCGTGTTGACCGAGGCGGTGCGGCGGCGGCCTTACGGAGTTCTTCTCCTCGACGAGATCGACAAGGCGCATCCGGGCGTTCAGGACATCTTCTTCCAGGTCTTCGACAAGGGTGTGCTTCGCGATGGCGAAGGCCGGGATGTCGACTTCAAGCACACGACCATCCTGATGACCGCAAACAGCGGTGCGGAGCTTCTCGCTCAATTGGCCGAAGATCCGGACACCATGCCGACCGGGGACGCGCTTGAGGCCCTCATCGCGGGGGAGTTGAAAAACCACTTCAAGCCGGCATTTCTCGGGCGCACCACCATTCTTCCCTACCTCCCGCTGGATGAGGCGGCGCTTGCCAAGATCGTGGCGCTGCAGCTGGAGAAGATCCGCGTGCGCGTGGAGGAGCGCTACGGCGCCGATCTCAGCCTGAGCGATGCGGCCCGCAAGCGGCTGGTTTCGGCCGCACGCGTTTCTGAGATGGGTGCGCGCGTGATCGAGGCAATGATCGGCCGCGATCTGCTGCCGCAGATTTCCAGCCTCTTTCT includes:
- the tssC gene encoding type VI secretion system contractile sheath large subunit: MSQETQLEPKAEVAVEEENLLAKVVSATRQTTPDRAENLLRTLTDQALKGTVVYDRNLTVTLNKAIAEIDRVISRQLAAIMHTPEFSKLEGTWRGLHYLVKNSETSANLKIRVLNATKRDLTRDLDKAVEFDQSLLFKSIYEDEFGTPGGEPMGALVGDYEFDNSFEDVQLLQGISAISAASFAPFIGGASPKMMGFNDFRELARPRDLEKIFETVEYTKWRSFRESDDSRFVALAMPRVLARMPYSPETVRIDEFAFDETDGAKGAELPHDHYCWMNAAYVMGTRLTDAFARSGWCTAIRGAENGGKVENLPTHVFASDDGDMDLKCPTEVGITDRREAELGKLGFLPLSHYKNTDYAVFFGAQTAHKPKIYDLPSATANAAISARLPYMMATSRFAHYLKVMGRDKIGSFMEADDVENWLNRWISNYVNANEEAGEESRASYPLREARVEVREVPGRPGSYNAIAHLRPWLQLEELTTSLRMVARIPSKG
- the tssB gene encoding type VI secretion system contractile sheath small subunit, with amino-acid sequence MESVHQKLERVRKPRVHIKYEVETEGAMVVKELPFVVGVLGDFSGDPTEPLKPFGERKFVQIDRDNFDEVMRRMTPGLNLSVENTLADDGTDMQVSLRFDSLSDFEPGAVVNQVPALKALLDARNELRDLMSKADRSEDLERLLEDVLQNKGDLDKLVGELSNRRGAEANSSEPE
- the tssA gene encoding type VI secretion system protein TssA produces the protein MDIPAITATFDSRTPCGGNPRSSPDTRELYYRIKDSRNAARSEERSIAPGEPIRLSQKWREVHDLANDILINRAKDLEILAWLAEAQLRLEGFAGLRDVFTAMTTLVTDHWDDLHSVGDGELEDKVAPLAGLNGIGGEGTLIQPVRLTPLVPGAHFGEHSLWDYQLSQRDDNADRKEALDEAVSEAGTDAMATRHQEATECLAAFNQLVAVVDERCGVGAPPSSNTRTVLAEAAAAIRVLAKLEDDSAAAPEGTGAGPVSKAKEEISPSTSGNGVDQTDGAVELSAPRIGSLVIGSRDDAFEALGLIARYFRRSEPHSPIAASIETLVRRGRMDFVDLLGELLPDPATRKQVLTAAGIQPPKAGAENGEAAS
- the tssH gene encoding type VI secretion system ATPase TssH, coding for MSRISIDKIVENLDSVCRAALERAAVIAAGSSSVTVDIPHWLSALLDERDVQELLDRHRVSVESARRELTSALDDLPRGDGQSLTLSPNLILWAREAFTLANLQYGRARISSGDLLAALLDEPTLRAILRGAAPSLRALSSEALDAELLAARGDQEEARALPLAAKAGTGDDFLALYTQDLTGAAREGRIDPVIGRERELRQVVDVLMRRRQNNPILVGEAGVGKTAIAEALALEIVSGALPEQLAGVRLLSLDLGLLQAGAGIKGEFERRLRGVIDAVKASPEPIILFIDEAHMLMGAGAQAGQGDAANLLKPALARGELRTLAATTFSEYKRYIEKDAALTRRFQAVKVDEPDEGRAVAMLRGIADRFEAHHGVVIRHSALAAAVSLSARYIPDRQLPDKAISLIDTAAASVALSRHGLPDPIRSAQAEKQRLDAEHRWLSREPANTEASERLAAILARQSELEETIAEVERRYETQRRLADDADRIEALLARSEPGREGCEDGAPPRRAAENDEAIVALPLDGEQDRDALQAALADAERRIKEEAGADPLVPRVVDGETVAAVVARWTGIPVGKLLADEIATVRSLDERLKERIIGQDPALDRIAASMRSARAGLSDPRRPPAVFLLVGLSGTGKTETALALADLLYGGPQHMTTINMSEFKEEHKVSMLLGSPPGYVGYGEGGVLTEAVRRRPYGVLLLDEIDKAHPGVQDIFFQVFDKGVLRDGEGRDVDFKHTTILMTANSGAELLAQLAEDPDTMPTGDALEALIAGELKNHFKPAFLGRTTILPYLPLDEAALAKIVALQLEKIRVRVEERYGADLSLSDAARKRLVSAARVSEMGARVIEAMIGRDLLPQISSLFLQSMLEGRRVRRVSVTHNDAAGFGLEPVYAEPEEEFAGSRDEPSKRAMPDAELGAPDVAKRRQASAS